A single genomic interval of Hevea brasiliensis isolate MT/VB/25A 57/8 chromosome 4, ASM3005281v1, whole genome shotgun sequence harbors:
- the LOC110636168 gene encoding uncharacterized protein LOC110636168 has protein sequence MYRTFVTCDDPKGVVECGSIRKSKSASKRMEDQFYSRRTQKNSKSNTSLAYKEKKEEMVTREIIEDHSPSSFQLLEVSRGAQKLNQLIDSLSKGLSYDGQPKDIAKELLKGALDLQESLTMLGKLQEASQYMDQSKKKQEKPERRKFVEVGNERTNSHLPGDQNHQLGFQKPRLSADGSSKDCIEELRNAIRDGFARQNLFNTSTRERTYFDRRKMDSISHIPSTSSSQLSAEQSNSIHSSDSCVSQTALQKKGKGPNLIATLMGLEDVPSKKLMQPPERQLDMKMNLNQRRPVFDIEMPKLRKPQPTMHKVDSERRMLKELLETVQFQGLLKSSSAKELNSQSHHSNDIHSKQRLINDIPPIVLIKPLRVPCLESEEPHAPVVWGEGALNTKMMLRKMKIEEAFASRSVDNKEGSLNANKMHCRTEADDNPTKRVIQKGTKDHMEVVREEHEVRAIEQKQWAVNAKKGHRKLEAGKAPVKRFSYEDRGKDHNRVVPAVEEKEVNKNLKDPSIVKDSNPATDQRQKKESTDKKVDQIQKVVASSRKPVEREIVKTKIVSRSQDQPKITSTKLRKSENGSETTNHHISQQHTTTRKTISKLTTQTTIDNSKDPKQKEKQASKHRTAKPITENLKCKEHDGRIDLIYNDHSEEEGSSITHADQLSIEEEANDSKLQTEGHCDDNQSSVSSITMLTTEYRKNAKSSEEADDHVTCVRTDDTSFNSAYQLKDWLSSSSSFLNLTDELFNLNTSSAKVLPTAGTCDSEVTDAKLSLDYANEFIERRSLPDSQTRFPLLSYMGDSRIQLSLDKLAEEVCSGVETLRSYQKLACDYLLTDSLYATLEKDMRCKEVVSGIWDLGWRNGFSVEEVEQVLNDLEKMIVCELIEEVFS, from the exons ATGTACAGAACATTTGTCACATGTGATGATCCGAAAGGAGTTGTAGAATGTGGATCAATTAGAAAATCCAAGAGTGCTTCCAAGAGGATGGAGGATCAGTTCTACAGTCGTAGAACACAGAAGAACTCAAAATCAAATACATCGTTGGCatacaaggaaaagaaagaagagatGGTTACTAGGGAGATTATAGAAGATCATAGTCCATCTTCATTTCAGCTCCTGGAGGTATCCAGAGGAGCTCAGAAGCTGAACCAATTGATTGATTCATTGTCTAAAGGGCTGAGCTATGATGGTCAGCCCAAAGATATTGCAAAGGAGTTGTTGAAAGGAGCTCTTGATCTGCAAGAGTCTCTAACCATGCTTGGCAAGTTGCAAGAAGCCTCACAATATATGGATCAGTCGAAGAAAAAGCAGGAGAAACCAGAaagaagaaaatttgttgaagTAGGAAATGAGAGAACAAATTCACATCTACCTGGAGATCAAAATCACCAACTGGGATTTCAAAAACCAAGGCTTTCAGCTGATGGGTCATCAAAAGATTGCATTGAGGAGCTCAGGAATGCAATCAGAGATGGCTTTGCTAGGCAAAATTTGTTTAACACATCTACCCGAGAGAGGACATATTTTGATAGAAGAAAAATGGATTCAATTTCTCATATCCCCTCCACTAGCTCAAGCCAATTGTCAGCGGAACAGTCCAACAGTATTCATTCTTCTGACTCATGTGTATCACAAACAGCTTTGCAGAAGAAGGGAAAAGGCCCAAATTTGATTGCCACGCTAATGGGTTTGGAAGATGTCCCCTCAAAGAAATTGATGCAACCTCCAGAGAGACAGTTGGATATGAAGATGAATTTGAATCAGCGGAGGCCGGTCTTTGACATTGAAATGCCAAAGCTAAGGAAGCCTCAACCCACAATGCACAAAGTAGATTCAGAGCGAAGGATGCTGAAGGAGTTACTTGAAACTGTGCAATTTCAGGGACTCTTGAAAAGCAGTTCTGCCAAAGAACTCAATTCCCAGTCTCATCATTCCAATGATATCCATTCTAAACAAAGGTTGATCAATGATATTCCACCAATTGTACTTATAAAACCCCTTCGTGTTCCCTGCTTAGAATCAGAAGAGCCACATGCACCAGTGGTTTGGGGAGAGGGAGCCTTGAACACAAAAATGATGCTGAGGAAAATGAAAATAGAAGAAGCGTTTGCTTCCAGATCAGTAGATAACAAAGAAGGGAGTTTGAATGCCAACAAAATGCACTGCAGAACAGAAGCAGATGATAATCCTACCAAAAGGGTAATCCAAAAAGGAACAAAGGATCACATGGAGGTAGTACGAGAAGAGCATGAGGTCAGGGCGATTGAACAGAAACAATGGGCTGTGAATGCAAAGAAGGGCCACAGGAAACTGGAAGCAGGAAAGGCTCCAGTGAAGAGATTTAGCTATGAAGACAGAGGTAAGGACCACAACAGGGTAGTACCTGCAGTAGAGGAGAAAGAAGTCAATAAAAATTTGAAGGATCCATCTATAGTCAAAGACTCTAATCCTGCAACTGACCAACGACAGAAAAAAGAGTCAACAGATAAGAAAGTAGATCAGATTCAGAAGGTGGTGGCCAGTAGCAGAAAACCAGTAGAGAGGGAAATTGTGAAGACTAAAATTGTGTCGAGATCTCAAGATCAACCCAAGATAACCTCTACCAAGCTGAGGAAATCTGAAaatggatcagaaactacaaatCATCATATTTCACAGCAACACACTACCACTAGAAAAACCATCTCAAAGCTCACAACACAAACTACAATTGATAATTCTAAGGATCCGAAGCAGAAGGAAAAGCAAGCCAGTAAGCATAGAACAGCTAAACCAATT actgaaaatttaaaatgcaaagaaCATGATGGTAGGATTGATCTCATATATAATGATCACTCAGAAGAGGAAGGGTCCTCCATCACACATGCTGATCAACTATCTATAGAGGAGGAAGCAAATGATTCCAAACTTCAAACTGAAG GGCATTGTGATGATAACCAGAGTTCTGTTTCCAGTATCACTATGCTTACCACTGAATATAGGAAGAATGCTAAATCTTCCGAAGAAGCAGATGATCATGTGACTTGCGTTAGAACAGACGACACAAGCTTCAACAGTGCATACCAATTGAAAGATTGGCTTTCAAGCAGTTCATCATTCTTAAACCTCACAGATGAGCTTTTTAATCTAAATACGAGTTCTGCTAAGGTCCTACCAACTGCTGGCACATGCGATTCAGAAGTAACTGACGCAAAACTCTCTTTAGATTATGCGAATGAGTTTATTGAACGTAGAAGCCTTCCTGATTCACAAACAAGGTTTCCTCTATTATCTTATATGGGAGATTCAAGAATTCAACTCTCTCTAGATAAGTTGGCAGAGGAGGTTTGTAGTGGAGTTGAAACTCTTAGAAGCTACCAAAAGCTTGCTTGTGACTACCTTCTTACTGATAGTCTGTATGCAACATTGGAGAAAGATATGAGGTGCAAAGAAGTGGTGAGTGGAATATGGGATTTGGGTTGGAGAAATGGATTCTCAGTGGAGGAAGTTGAGCAAGTTTTGAATGACTTAGAGAAGATGATTGTGTGTGAGTTGATAGAGGAGGTCTTTTCATGA
- the LOC110636147 gene encoding proteinaceous RNase P 1, chloroplastic/mitochondrial, with the protein MASSTFNTLQQKHLLSTTFCKYPSSLNSLSFHCLFHFLTISPFEHKPFFVRRPHGSNIRRKLSTANHESPTNLRIRKSSTTGGESVGRQSVNNLVESVVEESIEKRFAKNKKARKDLGFRKRKDVGSGDWSTSFKDGNKKIPALEIMDILAFNGKRLKKKTKNGCDNQVKEKKTAKGSKRNKLDSAEVKFRLGLDTCCKRGDAMGAIRLYDLALREGIKMGQYHYAVLLYLCSSAAVGVVQPAKSGSRGRALNSLEVSNEVTDVRVVDLSELRDKNDRNIVTELHTRVSNNGDGNPGSSEKMELNSSSGFNDLDNNFNEENLNLISNVISKPNSQYLDGVNFFRKGKNGDNRDDHEIQVNEDIKKYALRRGFEIYGKMCMDKVPMNEATLTAVARMAMSMGNGDMAFDMVKQMKPLGLNPRLRSYGPALSTFCNNGDVNKAFAVEKHMLEHGVHPEEPELEALLRVSVEAGKADKVYYLLHKLRTSVRKVSPSTADIIVRWFKSKAASRVGKTKWDKRVIKEAIENGGGGWHGQGWLAKGKWSVSITSIGPAAFCRSCGEKLATIDLDPTETQNFAESVASIAIKRDKDSSFQKFQKWLNYYGPFEAVIDGANVGLLSEKRFIPSKINAIANGIRQKLPSKRWPLIVLHNKRVTGPNMNEAANKALTEKWKNADALYATPTGSNDDWYWLYAAIKFKCLIVTNDEMRDHTFQLLGNDFFPKWKERHQVHFSFSDVGPVFHMPPCFSVVIQESEKGNWHIPIATDHDYEPERTWLCITHANSSVARHDSITTRTEDSQSVNHGNEQAMLTKQNRVKEKQEHTLNHCSLEDLQNSPQEVYKNLRNVLLASGFTDHHTILSEIEAAEKLSGRVIDFQI; encoded by the exons ATGGCCTCTTCCACCTTCAACACTCTGCAGCAAAAACACCTCCTCTCTACCACTTTCTGTAAGTATCCATCATCTCTAAATAGTCTGAGTTTCCActgtttatttcattttcttactaTCTCTCCTTTCGAGCACAAACCATTTTTTGTGCGTAGACCACATGGTAGCAACATACGAAGAAAGTTATCCACTGCAAACCATGAAAGTCCCACGAATTTAAGAATTAGAAAATCTTCAACTACTGGAGGTGAAAGTGTTGGGAGACAATCTGTGAATAACCTTGTTGAATCCGTAGTAGAGGAAAGTATTGAAAAGAGGTTTGCGAAGAATAAAAAGGCAAGAAAGGACCTGGGTTTTAGAAAAAGGAAGGATGTTGGCTCGGGGGATTGGTCTACAAGTTTTAAAGATGGAAATAAAAAGATACCAGCTTTGGAAATTATGGACATTCTGGCATTTAATGGTAAAAGACTgaagaaaaaaacaaaaaatggTTGTGATAATCAGGTGAAAGAGAAGAAAACGGCAAAAGGGTCCAAAAGAAACAAACTTGATTCAGCAGAAGTAAAATTCCGACTGGGGTTGGATACGTGCTGCAAGAGAGGGGATGCAATGGGTGCAATTCGATTGTATGATTTAGCTCTGAGAGAAGGAATCAAGATGGGGCAGTACCATTATGCTGTACTTTTGTATCTTTGTTCCTCTGCTGCTGTAGGTGTTGTTCAACCTGCAAAAAGTGGGAGTAGGGGTCGAGCTTTGAATTCATTAGAGGTGTCTAATGAAGTTACTGATGTAAGGGTGGTGGATTTGAGTGAATTAAGAGATAAGAACGATAGGAATATAGTTACTGAATTACACACTCGAGTTTCCAACAATGGTGATGGAAATCCTGGAAGTTCAGaaaaaatggagttaaattctagTAGTGGGTTTAATGATTTAGATAACAATTTCAATGAGGAGAACTTAAATCTAATTTCTAATGTTATTAGTAAGCCAAACTCTCAATATTTGGACGGAGTAAATTTTTTTAGAAAGGGTAAAAATGGTGATAATCGTGATGATCATGAAATTCAGGTAAATGAAGATATCAAGAAGTATGCACTCAGGAGGGGATTTGAGATCTATGGGAAGATGTGTATGGATAAGGTCCCAATGAATGAAGCAACCCTGACAGCTGTGGCTAGAATGGCAATGTCAATGGGTAATGGTGATATGGCATTTGATATGGTGAAGCAAATGAAGCCACTGGGATTAAATCCTAGATTGAGGTCCTATGGCCCTGCTCTATCTACTTTTTGCAATAATGGAGATGTCAATAAAGCATTTGCTGTAGAAAAACACATGTTGGAGCATGGTGTCCATCCAGAAGAGCCTGAACTGGAGGCACTCTTGAGAGTAAGTGTTGAAGCTGGTAAAGCTGATAAAGTTTATTATTTGTTGCATAAATTGAGAACTAGTGTGAGAAAGGTCTCACCCTCTACTGCAGATATAATTGTTAGATGGTTTAAGAGCAAGGCAGCTTCAAGGGTAGGGAAAACAAAATGGGATAAGAGAGTTATTAAAGAGGCAATTGAAAATGGGGGTGGAGGATGGCATGGGCAGGGCTGGCTGGCTAAAGGAAAGTGGAGCGTTTCAATTACATCTATTGGACCTGCTGCATTTTGTAGATCTTGTGGGGAGAAATTGGCCACCATTGACCTTGATCCTACAGAGACACAGAATTTTGCTGAGTCTGTTGCTTCCATTGCCATAAAGAGAGATAAagattcaagctttcaaaagttTCAA AAATGGCTCAACTATTATGGACCTTTTGAAGCAGTGATAGACGGAGCAAATGTAGGTCTTTTGAGCGAGAAGAGATTCATTCCATCCAAG ATCAATGCTATTGCTAATGGAATACGCCAGAAGCTTCCATCAAAAAGATGGCCACTTATTGTTCTGCACAACAAGCGTGTCACTGGACCCAATATGAATGAAGCAGCAAATAAGGCATTGACCGAAAAATGGAAAAATGCTGATGCACTATATGCAACGCCGACTGGGTCAAATGATGATTG GTACTGGTTGTATGCAGCCATAAAGTTCAAGTGCTTAATTGTGACTAATGATGAGATGCGAGATCATACATTTCAACTTCTAGGAAATGACTTCTTCCCTAAATGGAAAGAAAGGCACCAA GTGCATTTCAGTTTTTCTGATGTTGGCCCAGTTTTTCACATGCCTCCTTGTTTCTCTGTTGTAATTCAG GAATCAGAGAAAGGCAACTGGCATATTCCAATTGCAACAGACCATGATTATGAACCAGAAAGAACATGGTTATGCATTACACATGCTAACTCATCTGTGGCTAGGCATGATTCTATCACCACCAGAACTGAAG ATTCACAATCTGTGAATCATGGCAATGAGCAAGCTATGTTGACCAAGCAAAATAGGGTTAAGGAAAAGCAAGAGCATACATTGAATCACTGCAGCCTAGAAGATTTGCAGAATTCACCTCAGGAAGTCTACAAGAATCTCAGGAATGTGCTGTTGGCATCTGGATTCACAGATCATCACACAATCCTATCGGAAATTGAGGCAGCGGAGAAGCTCAGTGGCCGTGTAATTGACTTTCAGATATGA
- the LOC110636169 gene encoding uncharacterized protein LOC110636169 has product MLEGKARVKETDMSVKMQIQAMACASQALDVYDVSDCLSIAAHIKKEFDKMHGGGWQCVVGSGFGCFFTHTQGTFIYFALESLNFLIFKTASFS; this is encoded by the exons ATGCTGGAAGGAAAAGCTAGGGTGAAGGAAACAGACATGTCAGTGAAGATGCAGATCCAAGCCATGGCTTGTGCTTCTCAAGCCCTTGATGTCTATGATGTTTCTGATTGTCTCTCGATTGCTGCCCACATCAAGAAG GAATTTGATAAGATGCATGGTGGTGGATGGCAATGTGTGGTGGGTTCAGGCTTTGGTTGTTTCTTTACTCATACACAGGGGACTTTCATCTATTTTGCCCTGGAGTCCCTCAATTTCCTTATTTTCAAGACAGCTTCTTTTTCTTGA
- the LOC110636148 gene encoding probable protein ABIL5 isoform X2 — translation MPKRKEFCRVVESTKDYICRAVVAVVDHLGCVSANLDNSISKNNEFSEAELRINSLNQRLLSCEQYAQKLALKRVRWSANLPKFHRRYLSAPITNVDFDKSTEDERNPNSPATPMIIAKHGFEAEDLPLFFCTQKPSLGRNSFSIQNEGSDSPSALPVRDGLSILSKGPNPTFHFQQISQKHGRYRLFRRSAAHSSNEIFSLIRRIKRRT, via the exons ATGCCAAAGAGAAAAGAAT TTTGCAGGGTTGTGGAAAGCACAAAAGATTACATATGCAGAGCTGTAGTTGCTGTTGTTGATCATCTTGGATGCGTCTCTGCTAATCTAGATAACAGCATTTCTAAGAACAATGAATTTTCTGAGGCTGAACTTAGAATTAATAGCCTTAATCAA AGACTTCTTTCATGTGAACAATATGCTCAAAAGCTTGCTCTAAAACGAGTAAGATGGAGTGCAAATTTGCCGAAGTTTCATCGCCGCTACTTATCAGCAC CAATCACAAATGTTGATTTTGACAAGTCAACTGAAGATGAAAG AAACCCCAATTCTCCAGCTACTCCAATGATCATAGCTAAACATGGATTTGAAGCAGAGGACTTGCCACTTTTCTTCTGCACTCAAAAACCATCTTTGGGTAGGAATTCATTTTCCATTCAGAATGAGGGCTCTGATTCTCCTTCAG CACTGCCTGTTCGTGATGGCCTCTCAATACTATCTAAAGGTCCAAATCCCACATTCCATTTTCAG CAAATTTCTCAGAAGCATGGACGCTACAGATTGTTCAGAAGATCAGCAGCACACAGTAGTAACGAGATTTTCTCGCTCATTCGACGAATTAAACGAAGAACATGA
- the LOC110636148 gene encoding probable protein ABIL5 isoform X1, whose protein sequence is MQFSKTSACKTSESESESVLPFDKSLQELRDLRSQLHYAADYCEATFLNAKEKRMVVESTKDYICRAVVAVVDHLGCVSANLDNSISKNNEFSEAELRINSLNQRLLSCEQYAQKLALKRVRWSANLPKFHRRYLSAPITNVDFDKSTEDERNPNSPATPMIIAKHGFEAEDLPLFFCTQKPSLGRNSFSIQNEGSDSPSALPVRDGLSILSKGPNPTFHFQQISQKHGRYRLFRRSAAHSSNEIFSLIRRIKRRT, encoded by the exons atgcAGTTCTCCAAAACATCTGCCTGTAAAACATCAGAAAGTGAATCCGAAAGCGTTCTGCCTTTCGACAAGTCCCTTCAA GAACTTAGAGACTTGCGTTCGCAGCTGCATTATGCAGCAGATTACTGTGAAGCAACATTCTTGAATGCCAAAGAGAAAAGAAT GGTTGTGGAAAGCACAAAAGATTACATATGCAGAGCTGTAGTTGCTGTTGTTGATCATCTTGGATGCGTCTCTGCTAATCTAGATAACAGCATTTCTAAGAACAATGAATTTTCTGAGGCTGAACTTAGAATTAATAGCCTTAATCAA AGACTTCTTTCATGTGAACAATATGCTCAAAAGCTTGCTCTAAAACGAGTAAGATGGAGTGCAAATTTGCCGAAGTTTCATCGCCGCTACTTATCAGCAC CAATCACAAATGTTGATTTTGACAAGTCAACTGAAGATGAAAG AAACCCCAATTCTCCAGCTACTCCAATGATCATAGCTAAACATGGATTTGAAGCAGAGGACTTGCCACTTTTCTTCTGCACTCAAAAACCATCTTTGGGTAGGAATTCATTTTCCATTCAGAATGAGGGCTCTGATTCTCCTTCAG CACTGCCTGTTCGTGATGGCCTCTCAATACTATCTAAAGGTCCAAATCCCACATTCCATTTTCAG CAAATTTCTCAGAAGCATGGACGCTACAGATTGTTCAGAAGATCAGCAGCACACAGTAGTAACGAGATTTTCTCGCTCATTCGACGAATTAAACGAAGAACATGA
- the LOC110636156 gene encoding aspartate aminotransferase, cytoplasmic, with product MDSDSVFGNVVRAPEDPILGVTVAYNKDTSPNKLNLGVGAYRTEEGKPLVLNVVRRAEQMLVNDLSRVKEYLPIVGLAEFNKLSAKLILGAESPAIQEKRVTTVQCLSGTGSLRVGGEFLSRHYHQLTIFIPSPTWGNHPKVFTLAGLSVKTYRYYDPATRGLDFHGLLEDLGAATEGSIVLLHACAHNPTGVDPTPDQWEQIRQLIRSKALLPFFDSAYQGFASGSLDADAQSVRMFVADGGECLIAQSYAKNMGLYGERVGALSIVCKTADVASRVESQLKLVIRPMYSNPPIHGASIVATILKDRDMYNEWTIELKAMADRIITMRQQLFDALSARGTPGDWSHIIKQIGMFTFTGLNSKQVAFMTKDYHIYMTSDGRISMAGLSSKTVPHLADAIHAAVARFG from the exons ATGGATTCTGATTCTGTCTTTGGTAACGTTGTTCGAGCTCCTGAAGATCCCATTCTAGGG GTTACTGTTGCTTATAACAAGGACACCAGCCCTAACAAATTGAATTTGGGTGTTGGTGCTTACCGAACTGAG GAAGGGAAGCCCCTCGTTTTGAATGTAGTGAGGCGAGCGGAGCAGATGTTAGTAAATGACCT GTCTCGGGTCAAAGAGTATCTTCCCATTGTTGGACTTGCTGAGTTTAATAAACTGAGTGCAAAGCTTATATTAGGAGCTGAAAG CCCTGCCATACAGGAGAAGAGAGTGACGACTGTGCAATGCTTGTCTGGTACTGGTTCTTTGAGGGTTGGAGGCGAGTTTCTCTCAAGGCATTATCATCAA CTGACGATATTCATTCCTTCACCAACATGGGGAAATCATCCCAAAGTCTTCACTCTTGCAGGGTTGTCTGTGAAGACATACCGTTACTATGATCCTGCAACACGGGGGCTGGACTTCCATG GCTTGCTAGAGGATCTTGGAGCTGCGACGGAAGGATCTATAGTGCTTCTCCATGCATGTGCACACAATCCAACCGGTGTTGACCCAACCCCTGATCAGTGGGAGCAGATCAGACAGTTGATAAGATCAAAAGCATTGTTACCTTTCTTTGACAGTGCTTACCAG GGTTTTGCAAGTGGCAGCCTAGATGCAGATGCACAGTCTGTTCGCATGTTTGTTGCAGATGGTGGCGAATGTCTTATAGCACAGAGCTATGCTAAAAATATGGGACTCTATGGGGAACGTGTTGGGGCTCTCAGCATT GTCTGCAAGACAGCAGATGTGGCAAGCAGGGTTGAGAGCCAGTTGAAACTAGTGATCCGGCCCATGTATTCTAATCCGCCTATTCATGGTGCATCAATTGTGGCTACTATTCTCAAAGACAG GGATATGTATAATGAATGGACTATTGAGCTGAAAGCAATGGCTGACCGGATTATCACCATGCGCCAGCAACTATTTGATGCTCTATCTGCTAGAG GCACCCCAGGTGACTGGAGTCACATTATCAAGCAGATTGGAATGTTTACTTTCACTGGTTTGAACTCTAAACAAGTCGCATTCATGACAAAAGATTATCACATTTACATGACATCTGATgg GAGGATAAGCATGGCAGGTCTTAGTTCTAAGACAGTTCCGCATCTTGCTGACGCTATACATGCTGCTGTTGCCCGCTTTGGTTAA
- the LOC110636139 gene encoding rho guanine nucleotide exchange factor 8, whose protein sequence is MMVRTLQREQTIQKSKSFHLKRMFEIPGRHAQCLILENGNHGGSVVDEKVQSRNHVPKQVDERLLDSQYVESPLNRPRSDISGAKLPSPPRDRGPSELEMMKERFAKLLLGEDMSGGGKGVSSALALSNAITNLAASVFGEQKRLEPMNPERKTRWRREIDWLLSVTDHIVEFVPSQQSKDGINMEIMVTRQRSDLLMNIPALRKLDNILIEQLDQFGNQNEFWYVSRDKEDSEQGTPPRNDDKWWIPTVKVPPEGLSEVTRRRLQSQKDSVNQVLKAAMAINAQVLSEMEVPENYIESLPKNGRASLGDSIYKSITVEFFDPEQFLSTMDLSTEHKVLDIKNRIEASIVIWKRKMHQKDGKSSWSSGVSLEKRELFEERAETILIILKQRFPGIPQSALDISKIQYNEDVGQAILESYSRIIESLAFTVLSRIEDVLYADSLTQTPESDESEKPEEETGRLSPAEAQTPTSLTLSDFMGWGGDANTKKNNSYNTESHFKGEHDHKMMLKPLATKRFSYLEKLESLSGLRSPAARH, encoded by the exons ATGATGGTCAGAACATTGCAACGTGAACAAACCATTCAGAAATCTAAATCCTTTCATTTGAAAAGAATGTTTGAAATTCCAGGGAGACATGCTCAATGCTTGATTCTTGAAAATGGAAATCATGGAGGAAGTGTTGTTGATGAAAAGGTACAATCAAGAAATCATGTGCCAAAGCAGGTTGATGAACGTCTTCTTGATTCCCAATATGTTGAAAGTCCTCTTAATCGTCCTCGTTCCGATATTTCTGGAGCTAAATTACCTAGTCCTCCTCGAGACAGAGGTCCCTCAG AATTGGAGATGATGAAGGAAAGGTTTGCTAAGTTGCTTTTGGGTGAAGATATGTCAGGCGGTGGAAAAGGTGTTTCCTCAGCCTTGGCTTTGTCCAATGCAATCACAAACCTAGCTG CATCCGTTTTTGGAGAACAAAAGAGATTAGAACCTATGAACCCAGAGAGGAAAACAAGGTGGAGAAGAGAAATCGATTGGCTTTTATCAGTAACAGATCACATTGTTGAATTTGTTCCTTCACAGCAATCCAAGGATGGAATCAATATGGAG ATAATGGTGACAAGGCAAAGAAGTGATCTGCTAATGAACATTCCTGCTCTGCGCAAGCTTGATAACATTCTCATC GAGCAATTAGATCAGTTTGGAAACCAGAATGAATTCTGGTATGTGTCACGAGATAAGGAGGATTCAGAGCAAGGAACCCCACCAAGAAATGATGACAAATGGTGGATTCCAACTGTTAAGGTTCCGCCAGAGGGGCTATCAGAAGTAACACGAAGAAGGCTGCAATCCCAGAAAGATTCTGTGAATCAAGTACTTAAAGCAGCCATGGCAATAAATGCTCAGGTGCTATCAGAAATGGAGGTCCCTGAAAACTACATCGAGTCCCTTCCCAAG AACGGAAGAGCAAGCCTTGGAGATTCTATCTATAAGAGCATAACAGTAGAGTTCTTTGATCCTGAGCAATTCCTGTCAACCATGGACTTGTCAACCGAGCACAAAGTGCTTGATATCAAGAACAGGATCGAGGCTTCTATTGTGATTTGGAAGAGAAAGATGCACCAAAAGGATGGAAAGTCTTCCTGGAGTTCAGGGGTGAGCTTAGAGAAGAGGGAACTCTTCGAAGAGAGGGCAGAAACCATATTAATCATCCTCAAACAACGATTCCCAGGAATTCCACAATCTGCCCTAGATATAAGCAAGATCCAATACAATGAG GACGTTGGACAGGCCATTTTAGAAAGCTATTCAAGAATAATAGAAAGCTTGGCATTCACAGTCCTGTCTAGAATTGAGGATGTTCTGTACGCTGACTCCCTCACACAAACTCCAGAGTCCGATGAGAGCGAGAAGCCAGAGGAAGAAACAGGCAGGTTAAGCCCGGCAGAGGCACAGACACCAACATCACTGACACTCTCAGATTTCATGGGATGGGGTGGAGACGCCAACACCAAGAAAAATAACTCGTACAATACAGAAAGCCACTTCAAGGGCGAACATGATCATAAGATGATGCTCAAACCACTTGCGACCAAGAGATTTTCCTACTTGGAGAAGCTTGAGAGCTTAAGTGGCTTAAGAAGTCCAGCAGCTCGGCATTAA